A window of the Fuscovulum sp. genome harbors these coding sequences:
- the rpsG gene encoding 30S ribosomal protein S7, translated as MSRRHAAEKREILPDAKYGDRVLTKFMNNLMLDGKKSVAESIVYGALERVQSRLKREPIQAFHEALENVKPSVEVRSRRVGGATYQVPVEVRTERREALAIRWLIIAARKRNENTMEERLAAELSDAVNNRGTAVKKREDTHKMADANKAFSHYRW; from the coding sequence ATGTCACGTCGTCACGCCGCCGAGAAGCGCGAAATCCTGCCCGATGCCAAGTATGGCGACCGGGTTCTGACCAAGTTCATGAACAACCTGATGCTGGACGGAAAGAAATCCGTTGCAGAATCCATCGTCTATGGCGCGCTTGAGCGCGTTCAGTCGCGTCTGAAGCGCGAACCGATCCAGGCCTTCCACGAAGCGCTGGAAAACGTGAAGCCGTCGGTCGAAGTGCGTTCGCGCCGCGTCGGTGGTGCAACCTATCAGGTTCCGGTCGAAGTGCGCACCGAGCGCCGCGAAGCGCTGGCGATCCGCTGGCTGATCATCGCGGCCCGCAAGCGCAACGAGAACACCATGGAAGAACGTCTGGCTGCCGAGCTTTCGGATGCCGTGAACAACCGTGGCACCGCTGTCAAAAAGCGGGAAGACACCCACAAGATGGCGGATGCGAACAAAGCATTCAGCCATTACCGCTGGTAA